A stretch of DNA from Arctopsyche grandis isolate Sample6627 chromosome 6, ASM5162203v2, whole genome shotgun sequence:
aatatcGTTAATATCGCCGATAAATCCATATGTGTGGACGGTGCCACTGCCCAATGTCCTGACATTTGTGATTTTCCTGTCACAGTAGCAATGGAGTGTAGACTTTGCCTCTGCTTCGCTCCAGTAGAGGCTctcgtctccatccatgacgaTCGTCGTCCACCACATTTGGTGCAgcgcatttggacctgctgtcggCTGCAGGTCAGTTACACTTGCTATTGCTAATTTATGTAGCCTTGTAATCGTCACCTTTCTCATTTGCAGGTTAAGAAAGATGACAAACTACCAAGTATGATATGCCTTGCGtgtgtcaacaatctggaattgctcaaCAGTTTCCGAAGCGCTTGTCTTCGGAGTGACAAAGCTTCGAGATTGAGGTCAGACGAGTCTTTGGAGGTCAAGCCGGAGGAAGCTTTGctagaagatttaatatgggaagatgAGTCGGGTGCCTATTCGCCACCAAACAATTCTAGTTCACCAAACGATGGCGAGGTAAGCCAGAGGGAGTCAAGTTCTTCAGAACGATTCCAATCAAAACattcatttaaatgaaaatatatattcatctgTAGCAAACATAGaaatagaatgcatagaatcgctctcagcctccaaaaatgttgctacaaaaactctgcacggtagagtttgttcattgtttgctaaacttcgtctctcttctgactttccgtctctctcctgactttccgtctctctcttcgatggctcgcttttagacgacacctttgttaacaatgaccattctatgcattctacttctatggtagCAAAGctacaaatattaaattgcataaCGTTCGTTTTATTTTGTAGATACATGGAGGGAGAAATAATTTAGACAATAACATAGCAGAAACGATAGATAAAACACGAGATACTAATAAAAAACAGTATGAATGTGGCATTTGTTCAAAGTCATACACtcaaaaaattggactttcgaGGCATTTGAAAAATCACACTGGAGACAGGCcctacaagtgtgaaatttgtttaaaatcattcgctCAAAAATCTGTCCTTTTGAGACATTTgaaatcacacaaatgtgatatatgtttaaaatcatttaccgaaAGATTTAGCCTTGTGAATCATATGAGATCCCACTCTGGAGAAACGCCGTTCAAATGTGATGTCTGTTTTaagtcatttactcaaaaaattggactttcgaGGCATTTGAAGTCTCACTGTGGAGGTCAGCCACACAAATACGACACGTGTTTAAAGTCATTCGCCCAAAAATCTAATCTAGTGAATCATACGAGATCCGACTCGGGCgaaaaaccattcaaatgtaATGTTTGTTTGAAATTATTCGCTCGAAAGTCTGTACTATCGATACATTTGAAATATCACGTCGGAAACAAATCGCACCAGTGTgaagtttgtttaaaatcatttgtccAAAAATATAACCTCGTCAGACATATGAGATCTCACTCTGgagaaaaaccgttcaaatgtgaagtttgttcaaaatcgtttgCTCACAAATCGAACCTTCTAGTACACACAAGTtgtcatactgggataaagccGCACGGATGCCACATTTGCTTAAGATTATTTGCTAACAGAGATAGCCTTATGAAACATTCGATATCTCATACTGAAGAAAAACCGTATAAATGCAAAATTTGTTCGAAATCA
This window harbors:
- the LOC143913496 gene encoding uncharacterized protein LOC143913496 isoform X1, which codes for MECRLCLCFAPVEALVSIHDDRRPPHLVQRIWTCCRLQVKKDDKLPSMICLACVNNLELLNSFRSACLRSDKASRLRSDESLEVKPEEALLEDLIWEDESGAYSPPNNSSSPNDGEIHGGRNNLDNNIAETIDKTRDTNKKQYECGICSKSYTQKIGLSRHLKNHTGDRPYKCEICLKSFAQKSVLLRHLKSHKCDICLKSFTERFSLVNHMRSHSGETPFKCDVCFKSFTQKIGLSRHLKSHCGGQPHKYDTCLKSFAQKSNLVNHTRSDSGEKPFKCNVCLKLFARKSVLSIHLKYHVGNKSHQCEVCLKSFVQKYNLVRHMRSHSGEKPFKCEVCSKSFAHKSNLLVHTSCHTGIKPHGCHICLRLFANRDSLMKHSISHTEEKPYKCKICSKSFARKSVLSIHLKYHVGDKPHKCDVCLKSFTERPNLVKHMKCHSGEKPFKCDICLKSFIRKFDLGVHMSIHSGVKPHTCDICLKSFAQKSLLSRHLKSHAGDKPHKCYICLKSFTTKFSLSAHMSIHTGIKPHKCEICSKSYTQKIGLSRHLKSHTGDKLYKCDICLKSFPEKSNLVKHMRSHSEKNPFKCEKQSIS
- the LOC143913496 gene encoding uncharacterized protein LOC143913496 isoform X2: MSRVPIRHQTILIHGGRNNLDNNIAETIDKTRDTNKKQYECGICSKSYTQKIGLSRHLKNHTGDRPYKCEICLKSFAQKSVLLRHLKSHKCDICLKSFTERFSLVNHMRSHSGETPFKCDVCFKSFTQKIGLSRHLKSHCGGQPHKYDTCLKSFAQKSNLVNHTRSDSGEKPFKCNVCLKLFARKSVLSIHLKYHVGNKSHQCEVCLKSFVQKYNLVRHMRSHSGEKPFKCEVCSKSFAHKSNLLVHTSCHTGIKPHGCHICLRLFANRDSLMKHSISHTEEKPYKCKICSKSFARKSVLSIHLKYHVGDKPHKCDVCLKSFTERPNLVKHMKCHSGEKPFKCDICLKSFIRKFDLGVHMSIHSGVKPHTCDICLKSFAQKSLLSRHLKSHAGDKPHKCYICLKSFTTKFSLSAHMSIHTGIKPHKCEICSKSYTQKIGLSRHLKSHTGDKLYKCDICLKSFPEKSNLVKHMRSHSEKNPFKCEKQSIS